In the Oncorhynchus gorbuscha isolate QuinsamMale2020 ecotype Even-year linkage group LG05, OgorEven_v1.0, whole genome shotgun sequence genome, one interval contains:
- the LOC124035625 gene encoding cleavage and polyadenylation specificity factor subunit 7-like isoform X2, producing the protein MAAKAADGGGTTDLIDIYDEKFSQNNGEDGDFAMTAEASDLYDDVLTGSVSRERKFSEDTIPLSKNQPTKEESKPAILYTYSGVWNKRLAVYVGNFSWWTSDKDLINVARTLGVKDIVEIKFAENKANGQSRGYAEVVVATEESLQRLLETLPNCHVNGEKVDCRFATRQNLAVFEAQANKRVPQRSNSKKSSDTGDKNASVSPPVLNQNHSTVPHTIHPQHIHNKPPPLSVPYFRLPPPLFPTFPLTFPSPMPHLFPPPPLRLPSHPPPSLHLNPAFFPPAQHDNYSQQHNTPYNRHSRDSEAPTPQMPEGEFDELMNRNRAIASSAITKAVSGATAGDMPLAIETLLTAIAVIKQSRVYGDERCRALVTSLKDCLFSIESKSYGSRKRHRSRDREHRSRDRERDRERERDRGRGREEREESYSQEWEAAGMSRRHRERSLSGERDGRDRERVRERDRHREHRERHR; encoded by the exons ATGGCGGCTAAAGCGGCCGATGGTGGTGGTACAACTGACCTCATAGACATCTACGACGAGAAGTTCAGTCAAAACAACGGGGAG GATGGAGATTTTGCAATGACAGCAGAGGCAAGTGATCTTTATGATGATGTGCTCACTGGCTCTGTGAGCCGGGAAAGGAAATTCTCAGAAGATACTATCCCTCTCAGCAAGAACCAGCCAACGAAAGAGGAGAGCAAACCAGCAATACTGTACACTTACAGTGGGGTGTGGAACAAGAGACTGGCTGTATATGTGGGCAACTTCTCCTGG TGGACCTCTGACAAAGACCTTATTAACGTGGCTCGCACCTTGGGTGTGAAGGACATTGTGGAGATCAAATTTGCTGAGAACAAAGCTAATGGCCAGTCCAGAGG ATACGCTGAGGTAGTGGTGGCCACAGAAGAGTCATTGCAGAGGTTGCTGGAGACTTTGCCAAattgtcatgttaatggggaaaAGGTGGACTGCCGCTTTGCCACACGCCAGAATCTTGCCGTGTTTGAAGCCCAGGCTAATAAAC GTGTCCCCCAGCGCTCTAACTCAAAGAAGTCGTCAGATACTGGGGACAAAAACGCCTCCGTGTCCCCTCCTGTGCTCAACCAGAACCACTCCACTGTCCCTCACACTATCCACCCCCAACACATTCACAACAAACCTCCCCCTCTGTCAGTCCCATACTTTAGGctgcctcctcctcttttccccaCCTTCCCCCTCACATTCCCCTCCCCCATGCCCCACCTTTTCCCTCCACCACCTCTACGTCTCCCcagccatcctcctccctccctgcatctcAACCCCGCCTTCTTTCCtccagcacaacatgacaactacagtcaacaacacaacacaccgtACAACCGGCACAG CAGGGACAGTGAAGCTCCCACACCCCAAATGCCAGAGGGAGAGTTTGATGAGCTGATGAACAGAAACAGAGCAATCGCCAGCAGCGCCATCACCAAGGCTGTGTCTGGAGCTACTGCTG GAGACATGCCCCTGGCCATTGAGACGCTTTTGACTGCCATTGCTGTCATCAAGCAGTCAAGAGTGTATGGGGACGAGCGCTGTCGAGCGCTGGTCACCTCTCTGAAAGACTGCCTCTTCTCCATCGAGAGCAAGTCTTATGGCTCCAG GAAAAGACACCGTTCCCGTGACAGAGAACACCGTTCCCGAGATAGGGagcgagacagggaaagagaacgggacagaggcagaggaagggaagaaagggaagagtCCTACAGCCAGGAATGGGAGGCTGCAGGAATGTCCCGCCGGCATCGAGAACGCTCCCtaagtggggagagagatgggagagaccGGGAGCGTGTTCGGGAACGAGATAGACATAGGGAGCACCGCGAGCGGCACCGCTAG
- the LOC124035625 gene encoding cleavage and polyadenylation specificity factor subunit 7-like isoform X1, with amino-acid sequence MAAKAADGGGTTDLIDIYDEKFSQNNGEDGDFAMTAEASDLYDDVLTGSVSRERKFSEDTIPLSKNQPTKEESKPAILYTYSGVWNKRLAVYVGNFSWWTSDKDLINVARTLGVKDIVEIKFAENKANGQSRGYAEVVVATEESLQRLLETLPNCHVNGEKVDCRFATRQNLAVFEAQANKRVPQRSNSKKSSDTGDKNASVSPPVLNQNHSTVPHTIHPQHIHNKPPPLSVPYFRLPPPLFPTFPLTFPSPMPHLFPPPPLRLPSHPPPSLHLNPAFFPPAQHDNYSQQHNTPYNRHSSRDSEAPTPQMPEGEFDELMNRNRAIASSAITKAVSGATAGDMPLAIETLLTAIAVIKQSRVYGDERCRALVTSLKDCLFSIESKSYGSRKRHRSRDREHRSRDRERDRERERDRGRGREEREESYSQEWEAAGMSRRHRERSLSGERDGRDRERVRERDRHREHRERHR; translated from the exons ATGGCGGCTAAAGCGGCCGATGGTGGTGGTACAACTGACCTCATAGACATCTACGACGAGAAGTTCAGTCAAAACAACGGGGAG GATGGAGATTTTGCAATGACAGCAGAGGCAAGTGATCTTTATGATGATGTGCTCACTGGCTCTGTGAGCCGGGAAAGGAAATTCTCAGAAGATACTATCCCTCTCAGCAAGAACCAGCCAACGAAAGAGGAGAGCAAACCAGCAATACTGTACACTTACAGTGGGGTGTGGAACAAGAGACTGGCTGTATATGTGGGCAACTTCTCCTGG TGGACCTCTGACAAAGACCTTATTAACGTGGCTCGCACCTTGGGTGTGAAGGACATTGTGGAGATCAAATTTGCTGAGAACAAAGCTAATGGCCAGTCCAGAGG ATACGCTGAGGTAGTGGTGGCCACAGAAGAGTCATTGCAGAGGTTGCTGGAGACTTTGCCAAattgtcatgttaatggggaaaAGGTGGACTGCCGCTTTGCCACACGCCAGAATCTTGCCGTGTTTGAAGCCCAGGCTAATAAAC GTGTCCCCCAGCGCTCTAACTCAAAGAAGTCGTCAGATACTGGGGACAAAAACGCCTCCGTGTCCCCTCCTGTGCTCAACCAGAACCACTCCACTGTCCCTCACACTATCCACCCCCAACACATTCACAACAAACCTCCCCCTCTGTCAGTCCCATACTTTAGGctgcctcctcctcttttccccaCCTTCCCCCTCACATTCCCCTCCCCCATGCCCCACCTTTTCCCTCCACCACCTCTACGTCTCCCcagccatcctcctccctccctgcatctcAACCCCGCCTTCTTTCCtccagcacaacatgacaactacagtcaacaacacaacacaccgtACAACCGGCACAG CAGCAGGGACAGTGAAGCTCCCACACCCCAAATGCCAGAGGGAGAGTTTGATGAGCTGATGAACAGAAACAGAGCAATCGCCAGCAGCGCCATCACCAAGGCTGTGTCTGGAGCTACTGCTG GAGACATGCCCCTGGCCATTGAGACGCTTTTGACTGCCATTGCTGTCATCAAGCAGTCAAGAGTGTATGGGGACGAGCGCTGTCGAGCGCTGGTCACCTCTCTGAAAGACTGCCTCTTCTCCATCGAGAGCAAGTCTTATGGCTCCAG GAAAAGACACCGTTCCCGTGACAGAGAACACCGTTCCCGAGATAGGGagcgagacagggaaagagaacgggacagaggcagaggaagggaagaaagggaagagtCCTACAGCCAGGAATGGGAGGCTGCAGGAATGTCCCGCCGGCATCGAGAACGCTCCCtaagtggggagagagatgggagagaccGGGAGCGTGTTCGGGAACGAGATAGACATAGGGAGCACCGCGAGCGGCACCGCTAG
- the LOC124035627 gene encoding DNA-directed RNA polymerases I, II, and III subunit RPABC5 — MIIPVRCFTCGKIVGNKWEAYLGLLQAEYTEGDALDALGLKRYCCRRMLLAHVDLIEKLLNYAPLEK, encoded by the exons ATGATTATCCCGGTCCGGTGCTTCACCTGTGGGAAAATCGTTGGTAATAAATGGGAGGCGTACCTTGGCCTCCTTCAAGCTGAATACACTGAAGG TGATGCCCTTGATGCTCTTGGTCTGAAGAGGTATTGCTGTCGGAGGATGCTGTTGGCCCATGTAGACCTCATTGAGAAGTTGCTGAATTATGCACCCCTGGAGAAATGA